From the genome of Emys orbicularis isolate rEmyOrb1 chromosome 17, rEmyOrb1.hap1, whole genome shotgun sequence, one region includes:
- the PIGS gene encoding GPI transamidase component PIG-S, with translation MAADEAEKARGKRAALSFAAVALVLGLPLWWKTTETYRASLPYAGISALGSLRFQLTVPVSVVFAKGALPGAQWRRLPFADTQEEESLLNSKTSVTARYETTYRSATATERAALAMATVQEADAALLPLQEDLVGALTVYVIPETSLLLPQGVGVYVGKHRSAVMRGTQGPGDVLAAIGARVQQIVQAMSFTTDSITAALSDRVPMDQLGTDTRRPFKSSLGYEITFSLLNPDPKSHDVHWDIEAAVNSYVQPFLDKLGSVANISVDSQILYYAVLGVSPRFDKASSSFILSALSLPHVINPVEARLGSSATSLYPVLNFLLYVPERVHSPLYIQDKDGAAVGTNAFHSPRWGGIMVYNIDHPAPDKAPLPLRVDVDMVRVMEVFLAQLRLLFGISQVPLPEEFLLESPGNKGLSDWELDRLLWTRTVENIATVSTTLTSLAQLLDKIGNIVIKDDVASEVYHAVASAQTAMLELASGHLGSAFQASKEAVTSSERAFFDPSLLHLLYFPDDQKFAIYIPLFLPMAVPILLSLVKILREAKQSKKEPMKTD, from the exons ATGGCGGCTGACGAGGCAG AGAAGGCGCGGGGGAAGCGCGCTGCTCTCTCCTTCGCCGCCGTCGCCCTGGTGCTGGGGCTGCCGCTCTGGTGGAAGACGACGGAGACGTACCGGGCCTCGCTGCCCTACGCGGGAATCAGCGCGCTGGGCTCGCTCCGG TTCCAGCTGACTGTGCCCGTCTCAGTGGTCTTTGCCAAGGGGGCTCTGCCAGGAGCTCAGTGGAGGAGACTCCCTTTCGCAGACACACAGGAGGAGGAGAGCCTGTTAAACT CAAAAACAAGCGTTACGGCCCGCTATGAGACGACTTATCGGAGTGCGACCGCCACGGAGCGGGCAGCCTTGGCCATGGCCACCGTGCAAG agGCAGACGCTGCGCTGCTCCCGCTGCAGGAGGACTTGGTGGGCGCTCTGACTGTATACGTGATCCCGGAAACCTCCCTTCTCCTGCCTCAG GGCGTTGGCGTGTACGTCGGGAAGCACCGTAGCGCCGTGATGAGGGGTACGCAGGGCCCAGGAGATGTCCTGGCTGCCATTGGTGCCCGGGTGCAGCAGATTGTGCAGGCCATGTCCTTCACCACCGACTCCATCACCGCCGCCTTGTCTGATCGCGTCCCCATGGACCAGCTCGGCACGGACACGAGGCGCCCGTTCAAATCCAGCCTGG GATACGAGATCACCTTCAGCTTATTGAACCCAGACCCCAAGTCCCATGACGTGCACTGGGACATCGAGGCAGCTGTCAACAGCTACGTGCAGCCCTTCCTCGACAAGCTGGGCTCAGTAGCCAACATCTCAGTGGACTCCCAG ATCCTGTACTATGCCGTCCTGGGGGTCTCGCCCCGCTTTGACAAGGCCTCCTCCAGCTTCATCTTGAGCGCGCTCAGTCTACCCCACGTCATTAACCCGGTGGAAGCCAGGCTGG GTTCCAGCGCCACTTCGCTCTACCCTGTGTTGAACTTCCTGCTGTacgtgccggagcgtgtccattcCCCTCTCTACATCCAGGACAAGGATGGCGCCGCTGTGGGGACCAACGCCTTCCACAGCCCCCGCTGGGGTGGGATCATG GTGTACAACATCGACCACCCAGCTCCTGACAAGGCCCCTCTCCCGCTTCGGGTGGACGTGGACATGGTGCGAGTGATGGAGGTGTTCCTGGCCCAGCTACG gttGTTGTTTGGGATCTCCCAGGTGCCGCTCCCAGAGGAGTTCCTGCTGGAGAGCCCTGGGAACAAGGGGCTGTCTGACTGGGAGCTGGACCGCCTGCTGTGGACCCGGACGGTGGAGAATATCGCCACGGTGTCCACCACTCTCACCTCCCTGGCCCAACTGCTAGACAAGATCGGGAACATCGTCATCAAGGATGATGTTGCTTCTGAG GTATACCATGCAGTAGCATCCGCGCAGACCGCCATGCTGGAGCTGGCCTCTGGCCATCTGGGCTCAGCATTCCAGGCCAGTAAAGAGGCGGTCACCTCCTCGGAGCGGGCCTTCTTTGACCCTTCGCTGCTGCATCTCCTCTACTTCCCTGATGACCAGAAATTTGCCATCTACATTCCACTCTTCCTGCCGATGGCGGTGCCCATCCTGCTGTCCCTGGTGAAGATCCTCCGGGAAGCCAAACAGAGCAAGAAGGAGCCCATGAAAACTGACTGA
- the ALDOC gene encoding fructose-bisphosphate aldolase C, with the protein MTHQYPALSAEQKKELSDIALRIVTPGKGILAADESVGSMAKRLNQIGVENTEENRRLYRQILFSADNRVKKCIGGVIFFHETMYQQGDDGTPFVRMIKDKGIVVGIKVDKGVVPLAGTDGETTTQGLDGLSERCAQYKKDGADFAKWRCVLKISENTPSALAIMENANVLARYASICQQNGIVPIVEPEILPDGDHDLKRCQYVTEKVLAAVYKALSDHHIYLEGTLLKPNMVTPGHACPTKYSAEEIAMATVTALRRTVPPAVPGVTFLSGGQSEEEASINLNAINNCPLARPWALTFSYGRALQASALNAWRGQRENESSATDAFMKRAEVNSLAALGKYEGSGDDSDAAGQSLYVANHAY; encoded by the exons ATGACGCACCAGTATCCCGCGCTCTCGGCTGAGCAGAAGAAGGAGCTGTCTGACATCGCGCTGCGAATCGTGACCCCGGGCAAGGGGATCCTGGCAGCGGATGAGTCCGTAG GAAGCATGGCCAAGCGCCTGAACCAGATTGGGGTGGAGAACACGGAGGAGAACCGCCGGCTCTACCGCCAGATCTTGTTCAGTGCCGACAACCGGGTGAAGAAGTGCATCGGAGGTGTCATCTTCTTCCACGAGACCATGTACCAGCAGGGGGACGACGGCACCCCCTTCGTCAGGATGATCAAAGACAAGGGCATCGTGGTGGGCATCAAG GTGGACAAGGGCGTTGTGCCTCTGGCTGGGACTGATGGAGAAACCACGACTCAAG GTCTGGACGGGCTGTCCGAGCGCTGTGCCCAGTACAAGAAGGACGGCGCGGACTTTGCCAAGTGGCGCTGCGTGCTGAAGATCAGTGAGAACACCCCCTCGGCCCTCGCCATCATGGAGAACGCCAATGTCCTGGCGCGCTACGCCAGCATCTGCcagcag AACGGCATCGTGCCCATTGTGGAACCAGAGATCCTGCCCGATGGAGACCATGACCTGAAGCGCTGCCAGTATGTGACCGAGAAG GTGCTGGCGGCCGTGTACAAGGCCCTGAGCGACCATCACATCTACCTGGAGGGCACGCTACTGAAACCCAACATGGTCACCCCGGGGCACGCCTGCCCAACCAAGTACAGCGCCGAGGAGATCGCCATGGCCACGGTGACAGCGCTGCGCCGCACCGTGCCTCCCGCCGTCCCAG GTGTCACCTTCCTTtctggggggcagagtgaggaGGAAGCTTCCATTAACCTGAACGCCATCAACAACTGTCCCCTGGCCCGGCCCTgggctctgaccttctcctacGGACGTGCCCTGCAGGCCTCAGCGCTCAACGCCTGGCGCGGACAGAGGGAGAATGAGAGCTCTGCCACCGATGCGTTTATGAAGCGTGCCGAG GTGAACAGTCTGGCTGCTCTTGGCAAGTACGAGGGCAGCGGAGACGACTCTGATGCTGCTGGGCAGTCCCTCTACGTGGCTAACCATGCCTACTGA